One Arsenicicoccus dermatophilus genomic window carries:
- a CDS encoding helix-turn-helix transcriptional regulator — MDELHVEMSLEERVPVFLTAADTARVLGISAGTLAAMRCQGRGPAYVKVGRLVKYDPADVRAYVEGLPRHRPGDSA; from the coding sequence ATGGATGAGTTGCACGTAGAGATGTCCCTTGAAGAGAGGGTGCCGGTGTTCCTGACCGCGGCCGACACGGCTCGGGTTCTGGGGATCAGCGCCGGCACGCTCGCGGCGATGCGCTGCCAGGGTCGTGGGCCGGCGTACGTCAAGGTGGGCCGGCTGGTGAAGTACGACCCCGCCGACGTGCGGGCCTACGTGGAAGGTCTGCCGCGCCATCGTCCGGGTGATAGCGCATGA